From a region of the Halolamina sp. CBA1230 genome:
- a CDS encoding LSM domain-containing protein — translation MSGRPLDVLEESLSEPVTVHLKDGKSFYGNLSGYDQHMNVVLEPADASDAVLGELDVEEVDNTTIIRGDNVVSVTL, via the coding sequence ATGAGTGGACGCCCGCTCGACGTGCTCGAGGAGTCGCTCTCGGAGCCGGTGACGGTCCATCTGAAGGACGGCAAGTCCTTCTACGGGAACCTCTCGGGCTACGACCAGCACATGAACGTCGTGCTCGAACCCGCCGACGCGAGCGACGCCGTGCTGGGCGAACTCGACGTCGAGGAAGTGGACAACACAACGATTATCCGTGGCGACAACGTCGTTTCGGTAACTCTATGA
- the purF gene encoding amidophosphoribosyltransferase, which yields MREKCGVVGIALEDRGAAHPCYYGLYALQHRGQESAGIVTHDGFQQHDHVEMGLVGEAFEEEDLDGLQGSTGVGHVRYPTAGSVDKACAQPFTVSFRSGSLALSHNGNLVNAGEIREELAGEGHAFTSDGDTEVIAHDLARNLLDADLVRAVKRTMDRVHGSYALTVMHDETVLGIRDPQGNRPLCLGKLDDGYVLASESAAIDTLGGELIRDVRPGELVLLDPDGTGYDSYQLVEQEHTAHCFFEHVYFARPDSVIDEELVYDTRRDLGARLWAESGVESDVVMPVPDSGRAFATGYAEAATEDLGDDAPEFAEGLMKNRYVGRTFIMPSQDQREQAVRLKLNPIRSTVEGKSVTLIDDSIVRGTTSTQLVSLLEEAGAEEVHLRIGAPQILAPCYMGIDMASREELIAAGQDTEAIRETVGADSLAYLSVDGVAEVLGESRADLCLGCVTGEYPYDIDGEETDRDVTRPDIDGAVVADD from the coding sequence ATGCGAGAGAAGTGCGGCGTGGTCGGTATCGCGCTCGAGGACCGCGGGGCCGCCCACCCCTGTTACTACGGCCTGTACGCGCTCCAGCACCGCGGGCAGGAGTCGGCAGGGATCGTCACCCACGACGGGTTCCAGCAGCACGACCACGTCGAGATGGGGCTCGTCGGCGAGGCGTTCGAGGAGGAGGATCTCGACGGGCTCCAGGGCTCGACCGGCGTGGGACACGTCCGCTACCCCACCGCGGGAAGCGTCGACAAAGCCTGCGCACAGCCCTTTACCGTCTCCTTCCGTTCAGGCTCGCTCGCGCTCTCGCACAACGGGAACCTGGTCAACGCCGGCGAGATCCGCGAGGAGCTGGCCGGCGAGGGCCACGCGTTCACCTCCGACGGCGACACCGAGGTGATCGCCCACGACCTCGCCCGCAATCTGCTCGACGCCGATCTCGTCCGCGCAGTCAAGCGCACGATGGACCGAGTCCACGGCTCCTACGCGCTGACGGTGATGCACGACGAGACCGTGCTCGGGATCAGGGACCCCCAGGGGAACCGCCCGCTCTGTCTCGGGAAGCTCGACGACGGCTACGTGCTCGCCTCGGAGTCGGCGGCGATCGACACGCTCGGGGGGGAGCTGATCCGGGACGTGCGGCCGGGCGAACTCGTCCTGCTCGACCCCGACGGCACGGGGTACGACAGCTACCAGCTGGTCGAGCAGGAGCACACCGCCCACTGCTTCTTCGAGCACGTCTACTTCGCGCGGCCGGACTCGGTGATCGACGAGGAACTCGTCTACGACACCCGCCGCGACCTCGGCGCGCGGCTCTGGGCGGAGTCGGGCGTCGAGAGCGACGTGGTGATGCCGGTCCCCGACTCCGGCCGGGCGTTCGCGACGGGGTACGCGGAGGCCGCGACCGAGGACCTCGGCGACGACGCGCCGGAGTTCGCGGAGGGGCTGATGAAGAACCGCTACGTCGGTCGAACGTTCATCATGCCCTCCCAGGATCAGCGCGAGCAGGCGGTCCGCCTCAAACTCAACCCGATCCGCTCGACGGTCGAGGGGAAGTCGGTGACGCTGATCGACGACAGCATCGTCCGCGGGACCACGTCGACACAGCTCGTTTCGCTGCTGGAGGAGGCCGGGGCGGAGGAGGTCCACCTCCGCATCGGCGCGCCGCAGATCCTCGCGCCCTGCTACATGGGGATCGACATGGCCTCCCGCGAGGAGCTGATCGCGGCCGGGCAGGACACCGAGGCGATCCGCGAGACGGTCGGCGCCGACTCGCTGGCGTACCTCTCGGTCGACGGCGTCGCCGAGGTGCTGGGCGAGTCCCGCGCGGACCTCTGTCTGGGCTGTGTGACGGGGGAGTACCCCTACGACATCGACGGCGAGGAGACGGACCGCGACGTGACGCGGCCGGATATCGACGGCGCCGTCGTGGCCGACGACTGA
- a CDS encoding 50S ribosomal protein L37e has product MTGAGTPSQGKKNNTTHTKCRRCGEKSYHTKKKVCSSCGFGKSAKRRDYEWQSKSGDN; this is encoded by the coding sequence ATGACCGGCGCAGGAACACCCAGCCAAGGGAAGAAGAACAACACGACCCACACGAAATGTCGCCGTTGCGGCGAGAAATCCTACCACACGAAGAAGAAGGTCTGCTCGTCCTGTGGCTTCGGGAAGTCCGCGAAGCGACGCGACTACGAGTGGCAGTCGAAAAGCGGCGACAACTGA